GTAGAGCACAGAGATCGTATACCATATTTTTCATGTAATTCGAGTTGGCGATACGGCTGACGACCGCTCAAAAAGTTCCATGAATACAGAGTCTGTCCTTTTCTTGAGTTTTGGGTCCTGATTAAGTCATAGTAATTGGTAACACATACGTTGCTAAAGGATGCGGATAGAGGACCGGGGAACTTTCTCAATGGATGTACCGCCCAAAGAGCCACCTTGTAAACAATCCAGAGGGCTGTCACCTACAATTGTACATTAGGTATTTGTTTAATTTAATCCATGTTAGGAAAACAAGCCAAGCAATCTTACCAGGAAAAGGATCGCAAACTGCATGGCTGGAGTTCGCAATTCTGTATGGCCTCGAAGGTAGAGTGACGCTGAATTTCCAAGCCAAGTAGTACGTATTCTGAAATTTTGAAATCCAGACATGCATACAAAAAAAGTCAATTGAACAATCACTAGTTACAGGGTGCCAAAACGGCATTTTTCCAATCGGGCGACCCCGAAACGCACAGTGCGCcggcagatgatgatgcattCAGACTATCCGACCGGACACTAGTAACCCGAAAAGCTTTATCGCAAGACGAGCAATCATATCGGCATGAAAACCCGGGCAGTTTCTAAGTTCGCGGCATCCACGATTGCGGCAAGACCATGTCGCTTTTACCATTATTAAGATCCGGAACAAGATGGGGGTGTTAGAGCTGCTCTCTACTTCTCGCGATTTCACCGACATTGTCGCATACTGCAACGCACTAGTCGTTCTCCAGCCCACTGGGCCAGGCAAAATTAGAAGAGCAGCACGTCGTTCTGACTGCTTGTTCCTGGGCAAGTAAGAATTTTGACAGGGGAAGATGGTTGGAGACATATAGGAGAGGTGTATTGTACATTAGGGTAAACTCCGCTGTTAaatctctttcttttctctgcAAAGCGCCTTCGATCTTGTTGAAGTGGTTTTACGCTTCTTTCCCGCCACTCCAGAGAAATGTCGCACTATCTACTAATTAATGCAAGTACAAATGCAGTGCCGCTATGCTCGCTAAAAAGACGTAAAAGTGAGAAATTGCAATGTAACCAGCGCCGGAATCCTTCTCTGGCGCAGATTCATTTGAATTGGTATTGTTTTTTGTGCCAGAAGGCGCTGCTGACGGTGTCTTCTGAGTAGATTCCTCTGTTGAGGTTGACGACGGTGCAGAGGTAGTTGTAGGCGACGGTTTCGAGCTGGCGGCTTTTCCAAAGGGTGCAATGATGCATTGTTTCATTAATTTATTGTCGGTCCAGGAATTGCCAGACTTTGTAGGCGTCAAGGTTAGGACATAAGTGCTGTCAAAACCACCTGCGCCCCAGCCTACAAATCCAACAAGAACATCGTCATTCTTAGAGATAAACTCGTTTTGTTCACAGAATTTAGTCATGCActttgtccatgtcagtgTGAGAACAGTTGTGGTGTCTTTGGGCTTTATCCCACTGATACGTACAGATTGATCCATTGAAGCGCCGGATTCCGACACCATGCCCAGGCGTTTGTTCTTTCTCAACCACTCAGCAATGGTTTTAAAGCCCGCCACGTTGTTGGTGGTACACTCGGCGTGGGTGCCCGAGTTGTTAATGTCCAGGTATTTGTGTAGATCAAGTAACAAGTTGTCGGTCGAGCCATCTGGGTTCGTAATCGCAGCTAAGGCTTCCGCACTACCGGTCGATACAAACGTCTCGGCGCTGGCAAAGTTGGTTCCAGGAAGGAGGATGATCTGTGACGTGGCGCCGGCCTTTCGGATGGCTGTTACAGCGGCCTGGCAACTCTTTGCCCATAGCTTGATATCCAAATCATGAGGTTCGTTCATAAGGCCAAAAATGATTTTGTCGTTTTTGGCATAGTAAGTTGCGAGCTGCTTCCAAAGACCGGCGAAAACGTCGTCCGTAGGTCCCCCTTGTCCGACTATCCCGCCATCATATCTCGCGAAGTTGTGAAGGTCCAGCATGCAGTATGCGCCAGTGTCAAGACAGGCTTGTACTAGTTTGTCGAAGTTTCCAAAGTTGATCTTGTCAAGTCCACCCGATGCTTGTCCTGCTGTTATGTACTGCCATGTCATGGCTGTGAAGCGAGGCGGCCAGGTTAGCATATCTCAGCACGCCAAGGGATTTTCTGTCGGCCGATCGAATCCTTACATAGTCGGAATGTGTTcatgccatcgtcgtcaacaaaGTGCTTCATCTGACCAGCTGAGTCGGCACCACCCAATGTTGCCAAGGGCACTTGGACATGGTCCGCGGGACAAGAGCCCTGTGTACAATCGTCAATAAGTCTGCGGTCTACGAGTCGGGCCGTCTCGCCTTACATCAATGTCGCAACCAAAGTCgacaccagccatggcaacgcCCTACACCTCTTTGTTAGTTTGCATGTTCAAGTAGTATGGATTGAAGCGTAGGTTCCTGACGTCAGTACATCACATACCAAGTACTTCATTTTACCCATGACGCCCGCGGACgccgccagcgccgccaAGAGCCATGATAGAGAGCGCATCTTTATAACGAGCGAATGATGTCGCTTGCCTCAAGCCTAAGAGCGGTAGCGAGCGCAAAGAGTCAAATCAATTATCGTAACGAGAGAATTCCTGCCGTGAATACGGGGGTAGGTCGTCGCTCAGCCCGCTGACAGGATAGAGAGAGCGTCAGGGTTTGCTGAAGCGCAGTCTAAACGGAGTGCATCATCGTCAGACAGGTTGAGTTAGGAAACGTTAAAGACGGTGCAATAGCCAGGAAAAGAGAACAAGGAAGCGAATCAAACCCCAAAAGCTTTTGCGAAAGAAAGGGATTCTGGCTCGGATATTTAATTGAGCCAGAAGTTGGAAAATACGGAGTTGGTGAATCAGCCTCGTGTTTTCTTTGGAGCTAGTGTCGGCCCTTCGTATTTTATAAATAACCCCGGACCACTCACTAGTCCTTCTGTCTCAATGTCTCTTTCAGGACCCATTCGATGCAAAACCCATCCGACAACTAGCGCTGGGCAACACAAATGACATACAATGGTGATGGGTTCCAATCACCgacagccaagaccaaacgCCACGTCTGAACAGTGGGCCAAGGCGAAGGGCCCTTGCGCGACCAAGAGACGAGCAAATGTCGCAAATGGACAAAAAGCAacctggccatggccaatgTCATGGTCCTTCACTGAGGGTTGGCCAGAAACAATACTTGTtgagctgctgttgcggtgGGAGTTACGAGCTTCTACAGTTCCGTGAAGCAAGGCAACCTTAGCCTCGGAGCTGTTTCAGTTAAGGGTCAGACCCCAATCTACCACtgtgttgctgttgaagctAGGTGCTCAGCAAGCCGGCTCACCAGATGTGATGAAAGAGAACGCACCCAAGCATCGGAGAGGATGGGACGTTTGAGACTACAGTCAGGATAGTTGCAATGGCAATCATCATGCGCATACACTGAGTACTTTGATCCAGAGTGTTAACCAAGTGGAATCTCTGCAATATACGTCAACCAGGCGGCTAATAAACATGCAAAAGACAAGTCACAGTTTAAGTAGCAATGCCTCCGTAAGAATACAGGGTTGCATTTTCACACATGAGCAGGCTGTGCTGGTGGGCAGTGGAGTGGAGTTTATTAGACAATCCGGCGAGGACCAGAAGGAACATTGACTAAACAGTCTGAGTCGAGAATGATGGCTCCTTTGTGGGGAACAGGTTCGTATTGCGCCAGAGCTGACAGTTGAAAGCCGCCCAGGATCCGAGTCTGTAGCAGGGGTATATTACTCCCTATGATATCTCTGACACGGACGACAAAGGCACGAGAATTGGTGTCATGTGGTGGTCGGGTTTCGTTGTCCTCCTCCAGGATGACATTTTATTGCAAGCCTCCCAAGACTCAGGAATGCATTTAACATCTGCGATGCTGCCCGAGGTTACAGGGTTGGGGAAACTAGTTGACAAGTCGAACAGAGGGTCGGCTGCCTAAGAGAGTAGCCTCACTTTAAGGGTTTCAACCAGTAGCGGGGTACCTGGAATTGAGCAGAAAAGACAGCAAGGTACGTTGATGCGCAGTGGGAGCGATGCAATCCTCCTAGGCGAGGGAAGCGGCTTGGCAAGGGTTTCGCTGCGAACACCGCATGGACCCTTCGTTTCTGGAACTCCAGAAGTCGACAGCCAAACTCTTGGCAGAGTCTGTCCATGCATTGAGAGATCTGGGGCTCTTGGCGAAAGGCGCCAGACGAGATTGAACCGTGCGTGTGTTGCCATGATGTCTGTTGGTTCCGCACCATTGTGGTCgttgggtctggtgttggacgTCAGCAACCAAACC
The sequence above is a segment of the Pochonia chlamydosporia 170 chromosome Unknown PCv3seq00014, whole genome shotgun sequence genome. Coding sequences within it:
- a CDS encoding Cel5b endoglucanase (similar to Metarhizium acridum CQMa 102 XP_007812952.1) translates to MRSLSWLLAALAASAGVMGKMKYLGVAMAGVDFGCDIDGSCPADHVQVPLATLGGADSAGQMKHFVDDDGMNTFRLSMTWQYITAGQASGGLDKINFGNFDKLVQACLDTGAYCMLDLHNFARYDGGIVGQGGPTDDVFAGLWKQLATYYAKNDKIIFGLMNEPHDLDIKLWAKSCQAAVTAIRKAGATSQIILLPGTNFASAETFVSTGSAEALAAITNPDGSTDNLLLDLHKYLDINNSGTHAECTTNNVAGFKTIAEWLRKNKRLGMVSESGASMDQSCMTKFCEQNEFISKNDDVLVGFVGWGAGGFDSTYVLTLTPTKSGNSWTDNKLMKQCIIAPFGKAASSKPSPTTTSAPSSTSTEESTQKTPSAAPSGTKNNTNSNESAPEKDSGAGYIAISHFYVFLASIAALHLYLH